In one Cercospora beticola chromosome 1, complete sequence genomic region, the following are encoded:
- a CDS encoding uncharacterized protein (antiSMASH:Cluster_2): protein MAEEEQQPKRVSRPRPESTIAQNFAADLDSMFGLGEVDDLSRTIEEKKYTVSSGQQQLQELEARLRETEQRLAKVSRQSSPAPRGDNADSKPYTNGNHTSEGAATRPSPLAQKPTYPADRPPTADRPPSKRADTDKLAASIPGALPQSPSPHYHSNNDYIMVDRNGAQAQRGYG from the exons AtggcggaagaggagcagcagcccaAGCGGGTTTCGCGCCCTCGTCCCGAATC CACCATTGCGCAGAACTTCGCTGCCGACCTGGACTCGATGTTTGGCTTAGGGGAAGTCGACGACTTGTCAAGGACGATTGAGGAAAA GAAATACACAGTCAGCTCGGGACAGCAGCAATTGCAAGAGCTCGAAGCCCGACTTCGCGAGACCGAACAGCGCTTGGCCAAGGTGTCGCGACAAAGCTCGCCAGCACCTCGAGGCGACAATGCCGATTCAAAGCCCTACACGAACGGCAATCACACTTCGGAGGGGGCAGCGACGAGACCCAGCCCATTGGCACAGAAACCCACGTATCCAGCCGATCGGCCGCCGACCGCTGACCGCCCTCCATCAAAGCGAGCAGATACGGACAAACTGGCTGCGAGCATTCCCGGAGCTCTGCCACAATCGCCATCACCACACTACCACAGCAACAACGATTATATCATGGTGGACCGCAATGGAGCTCAAGCCCAGAGGGGATACGGTTGA
- a CDS encoding uncharacterized protein (antiSMASH:Cluster_2): protein MHRDDPTDPAKWRASAGDGAFMTPLVTAYTHLESLLLFQALRCEGVHPISFNRISSQLLSVPLVRNDPAFDAGRLSPDALRELYLGLLKEEVKHDLGRDHDEENHLSNGDASPSSRKRKIASPVLPTVHEAAQHAHLIPQLVTRLYARYRENAVSKIKGYETKYAESKQHVEDIEAGLWDERLQREESARRLPERAGPQTQSPKPSPKPSSTAHTQPVVARPDIVRTPSATASPVIPKQPEVSSQATSKPYAQAKIDAVINHGPEPQHRRASSNTKLPPLSEMAPQSPRFGIPPKVTGQIPQQVQAVPHTHAANHNYVQGPPSGHHSPYGPPHTHGRQGSMSSPQLQQSLSRPSSSPRPILPPPPGMALPPPSPVGHTGSPGQHQYAAPIQQQQQQHYQQPHRPPPGAAPAPYQSPIPPHANNYYQQQPPYQDRRPSYQPPHPQTPTYGHQAHVQPHPGQMHQGAFMQPFQVAPQDPSRPMHHQPIRPQPAPPINAPSASTYVPHAHGTPATAPRVAPHLNRRVEDVLSMLATPPRGNTRPKPKPLWKEEFQPSPLLPSAEKPRPIIEPLSPTQERRSPARVARGGRGRDVSSVEDRLQAEPASKSRISKRKANARERSPGGHSVVSSTADESLRARTRSHSVSTATGANPHSDDRPPSRNGVKLEPSTPADTSEDAAAPSATPASGRVTRKRRGTLQNQQQPPSKRKRQQSPNRGDDGESSTPAPRSNTVIAVRNFNKMSSAVMNDILSHKHAAYFAGPVRDRDAPGYSDIVRQPQNLKTIKTAITAGTQLVKAATSTTDSPSEAANATSATVELERTSDTTPPKVIVNGAQLEKELMRMFANAYMFNPGEDGMALSTKEMFSDVEQKISEWRGTERADDEDETKGKRRKL from the coding sequence ATGCACAGAGACGACCCGACCGATCCAGCGAAGTGGCGCGCCAGTGCTGGAGACGGCGCTTTCATGACACCTCTCGTCACCGCCTACACCCACCTCGAGTCGCTACTGCTCTTTCAGGCCTTGCGATGTGAGGGCGTGCACCCCATCAGCTTCAACCGCATTTCGAGCCAGCTGCTCAGCGTGCCATTGGTGCGCAATGACCCTGCCTTCGATGCCGGTCGCTTGAGTCCCGACGCTCTGCGTGAGCTGTATCTGGGCCTACTCAAGGAAGAGGTGAAGCATGACTTGGGCCGCGACCATGATGAGGAGAACCACCTTTCGAACGGCGATGCGTCTCCCAGCAGTCGCAAGCGCAAAATCGCGAGTCCAGTGCTGCCCACGGTCCACGAGGCAGCACAGCATGCGCATCTGATTCCTCAACTCGTCACCCGGCTCTACGCGAGATACCGCGAGAATGCAGTGTCTAAAATCAAGGGCTACGAGACCAAATACGCCGAGAGCAAGCAGCACGTTGAGGACATTGAGGCTGGACTGTGGGACGAGCGGCTGCAGCGTGAGGAGAGTGCAAGACGTCTTCCAGAGCGTGCTGGCCCTCAGACCCAGAGCCCGAAGCCCTCGCCGAAGCCTTCATCCACTGCTCATACGCAGCCTGTGGTTGCACGCCCAGACATCGTTCGCACTCCATCTGCGACTGCCAGCCCGGTGATACCAAAGCAGCCCGAGGTTTCTTCCCAGGCAACCTCGAAACCATATGCTCAGGCCAAAATCGACGCCGTCATCAATCATGGACCTGAGCCACAGCATCGGAGGGCATCTTCCAACACAAAACTGCCACCGTTGTCTGAGATGGCACCTCAATCACCTCGCTTCGGTATCCCACCAAAAGTTACAGGTCAAATACCGCAGCAAGTGCAGGCTGTGCCTCATACCCATGCAGCGAATCACAATTATGTTCAAGGCCCTCCTAGTGGACATCATTCTCCTTATGGGCCCCCTCATACACATGGCCGCCAAGGATCTATGAGCAGCCCTCAGCTGCAACAATCCCTTTCCCGGCCCTCTTCGTCGCCTCGGCCAATACTCCCTCCTCCGCCGGGCATGGCATTACCGCCCCCATCTCCCGTTGGTCACACCGGCTCACCTGGGCAACATCAATATGCCGCACCCatacaacaacagcagcagcagcattacCAGCAGCCACACAGACCTCCTCCAGGAGCTGCTCCAGCGCCGTATCAGAGCCCTATCCCTCCTCATGCGAATAATTactaccagcagcagccaccttATCAAGACCGGCGGCCTTCATATCAACCTCCGCATCCGCAAACGCCTACGTATGGACATCAAGCGCATGTGCAACCTCATCCTGGTCAGATGCATCAAGGAGCGTTTATGCAACCATTCCAAGTGGCTCCTCAAGATCCGTCCAGGCCAATGCACCACCAGCCCATCCGCCCTCAACCAGCGCCTCCAATCAACGCACCAAGCGCATCTACGTACGTTCCACACGCGCACGGAACGCCAGCGACTGCTCCACGGGTGGCACCGCATCTTAATCGCAGGGTCGAAGACGTACTCAGCATGCTTGCTACACCACCGAGGGGGAACACTCGGCCTAAGCCCAAGCCTTTGTGGAAGGAGGAATTCCAGCCCTCTCCCTTGCTGCCTTCTGCAGAGAAGCCTCGTCCCATCATTGAGCCACTCAGTCCAACACAGGAGCGAAGGTCACCAGCACGTGTCGCGCGTGGTGGTCGTGGGCGGGACGTGTCGTCTGTCGAGGATCGACTCCAAGCCGAGCCAGCATCGAAAAGTAGAATCAGCAAGCGAAAGGCCAACGCACGTGAGCGAAGTCCTGGAGGTCATAGTGTGGTCTCTTCGACCGCCGACGAATCGCTTCGCGCACGCACACGTAGTCACTCTGTCAGTACCGCCACTGGTGCTAATCCCCATTCCGATGATCGACCACCGAGCCGAAATGGTGTCAAATTGGAGCCATCTACACCTGCAGACACATCCGAGGATGCAGCAGCTCCTTCTGCTACCCCTGCATCTGGTCGGGTGACTCGCAAACGCCGTGGCACCCTGCAGAACCAGCAGCAACCACCATCAAAGCGCAAGCGCCAGCAGTCACCGAACagaggagatgatggagaaTCCTCCACCCCCGCGCCACGCAGCAATACGGTCATCGCGGTGCGCAATTTCAACAAGATGTCGTCGGCTGTAATGAACGACATTCTGAGTCACAAACATGCTGCCTACTTTGCTGGGCCCGTCCGAGATCGAGACGCACCTGGCTACAGTGACATAGTGCGGCAGCCGCAGAATCTGAAGACAATCAAAACCGCCATCACGGCCGGCACGCAGCTTGTAAAGGCGGCAACGTCCACTACGGATTCACCTTCTGAGGCTGCAAATGCAACATCAGCTACGGTGGAGTTAGAGCGCACCTCCGATACGACACCACCGAAAGTGATCGTCAATGGAGCACAACTTGAGAAAGAATTGATGCGCATGTTTGCCAATGCGTACATGTTCAATCCTGGCGAAGACGGTATGGCACTCTCTACGAAGGAGATGTTCTCGGACGTTGAACAAAAGATCTCGGAATGGCGAGGTACAGAACGtgctgacgatgaagatgaaacGAAGGGCAAGCGACGAAAATTGTAG
- a CDS encoding uncharacterized protein (antiSMASH:Cluster_2) yields the protein MAWPNPFYRTTPNTRNAWGYRFELDSQHLTPEQCEPLKFSYDTIAEEVLDRLNAISPPEKNQLPRNNGQVSAVGSTNTTGELPRAEDDKKQELKVPQRDLYAILKENAEKDELLGKFWKEVNEVPEWVDWDQIQRGQDVFYRYGGACLTGLAYQSLLGGMGAARVVEVLARTGGFSTKVARGRLFETTQHILQCTKSVESMQPGGDGFASTIRVRLLHAAVRQRIMKLRATRPEYYDVEAWGVPINDLDCLATIATFSSSLIYLSLPRQGIYIRQREAEDYVALWRYIGYVIGCPAGHFETTGQAKRLMETLLLNEIHPTHTSAVLANNIIKSLEGQPPGYASADFLVASARWLNGNELCDELGLPRPSPYYWALMTGQCLFFVFFCYTYRMIPYLDRRKIETLKQVFWAVIVHSKYGLQEETRFAFKYVPEYETITHMGECEEAKATYSHVESRNLKTFVIGVGVLGVGAYVGVKIVSALASRVLW from the exons ATGGCGTGGCCAAACCCATTCTACAGGACAACACCGAATACCAGAAA CGCATGGGGCTATAGATTCGAACTCGACTCCCAACATCTCACACCGGAACAATGCGAACCTCTCAAATTCTCCTACGATACCATTGCCGAAGAAGTTCTGGATCGATTGAATGCCATTTCGCCACCGGAGAAGAATCAATTGCCGAGGAATAATGGACAAGTTTCAGCTGTTGGGAGTACGAATACTACGGGAGAACTTCCCAGGGCAGAAGACGATAAGAAACAAGAATTGAAAGTCCCGCAAAGGGATCTTTATGCGATTTTGAAGGAGAATGCAGAGAAAGATGAATTGCTGGGGAAATTTTGGAAAGAGGTTAATGAAGTTCCTGAATGGGTCGATTGGGACCAAATTCAACGAGGTCAGGATGTGTTTTACAGGTATGGTGGAGCGTGTTTGACGGGTTTGGCATATCAGTCACTACTCGGTGGCATGGGAGCAGCTCGAGTCGTGGAAGTTTTGGCTCGGACGGGTGGTTTTTCGACGAAAGTTGCGAGAGGGAGACTTTTTGAGACGACGCAGCATATTCTGCAATGCACGAAATCGGTGGAGAGTATGCAGCCTGGTGGGGATGGGTTTGCGTCGACGATTCGTGTAAGGTTGCTGCATGCTGCTGTGAGACAGCGGATTATGAAGTTGAGGGCGACGAGGCCGGAGTATTATGATGTTGAGGCTTGGGGGGTGCCGATCAATGATTTGGATTGTTTGGCGACGATTGCGACGTTTTCGTCTTCGTTGATCTATTTGAGTCTGCCGAGGCAGGGGATCTATATTCGTCAGCGGGAAGCTGAGGACTATGTTGCTTTGTGGAGGTATATTGGCTACGTTATAGGTTGCCCGGCTGGACACTTCGAGACGACTGGACAGGCCAAGCGATTGATGGAGACACTACTCCTGAACGAGATACACCCTACTCACACATCGGCTGTGCTGGCAAACAATATTATCAAGAGTCTGGAAGGGCAGCCGCCAGGCTATGCTTCGGCGGACTTCCTCGTTGCGTCCGCTCGTTGGCTCAATGGGAATGAGCTCTGTGATGAGCTGGGATTGCCGCGTCCATCACCATATTACTGGGCATTGATGACAGGGCAatgtctcttcttcgtcttcttctgctacACTTATCGAATGATACCTTATCTCGACCGGCGGAAGATCGAAACGCTGAAGCAGGTTTTCTGGGCTGTGATTGTACACAGCAAGTACGGACTGCAGGAGGAAACCAGGTTTGCATTCAAATACGTCCCTGAGTACGAGACGATCACGCACATGGGCGAATGCGAGGAGGCCAAGGCGACGTACTCTCACGTCGAGAGTCGTAACTTGAAAACCTTCGTGATCGGCGTGGGCGTGCTGGGAGTGGGAGCATACGTCGGGGTCAAGATAGTGAGCGCACTGGCGAGTCGTGTCCTGTGGTAG
- a CDS encoding uncharacterized protein (antiSMASH:Cluster_2) gives MPPSAHDQRHRAHHNSDAQRGEQGSTRTSKAHGQRTPQQRGARSNSRLRQEHSSSSGISNSQVGIGGGEDRSVGLRRPSLTHAKRTHSTPALLDESLRAAERVVLSSTGASLAHNNHHDGYAARDDDELAGAIGAVRIYHRFQRPEVEQSEPQPPEINIAVISAGDVGKSTFIKAALDLNSLPRSQAAERRFPFEGRPYLLRLLELDLNEIDTNNDGTIDWPDYIEDRVMPQVNGALALYSCEEASSIRDLRDILKAVTKSSLPTVLVATKCDIPTSERKVEPSVVEQNTRRINKNIATLQVSELNPDGYKRGISMLMNAIVHATPTEQPSALKRATSLRRRAQSNSLTPASPRPSLTGHSRASSEHTVKKDPNHNRVDSSFPAYSAGERLRVPWDEEQMNGTFFNEESASEPSATSSRSSISTDVQSVVPGASPTSALAENGATFDELVDRLLDQPTSRADMKFASIFLALYRKFAAPGKLLEAIVQRFDTLEQTGAPMMMKSTTQLRYLAVIEKWVTSYPGDFAFSRTRRRLQTFAHKISDTRIFTAAAKEITVALESVNEDDDTNWAVNDKDREAAGDHSRSSMASTASTLIDDPIFTFDTELSGTTLSCDSDIYTGPKISNQMIAYVEQAQRHARELQPIQRNTLTKIQWRALLDQPDELIARELTRIDWIMFSSIRPRDLVRHVSLSKEQKQSCRNLAHVERMVEHFNQIACWVANYVLLHDKPKHRVLMLEKFMRIARKLRELNNYNALGAVIAGVKSTSVHRLAATRELVQPTVGKDWLKLEILMAPSRSHFAYRLAWENSSGERIPYLPLHRRDLATAEEGNKTFLGDDGRINWKKFEIMGDVIVSLQRAQGMPYKNLGGLQGNQQIKELVLDVKLLKDEDELYERSTQVEPPANANVGPSAKFKSFFQR, from the exons ATGCCTCCCAGCGCGCACGACCAGCGGCACCGCGCCCACCACAACAGCGACGCGCAGCGCGGCGAGCAGGGGTCGACCAGGACCAGCAAGGCGCACGGCCAGCGGACGCCGCAACAACGTGGCGCCCGGAGCAACAGTCGCCTGCGTCAggaacacagcagcagcagcgggatCAGTAACAGCCAGGTCGGCATCGGCGGCGGAGAGGATCGATCTGTTGGTCTGCGGAGGCCCTCGCTCACACACGCTAAGAGGACGCACTCAACCCCTGCTCTTCTAGATGAGTCCTTGCGTGCAGCCGAACGGGTTGTCTTGAGTAGTACGGGAGCATCCCTCGcccacaacaaccaccacGACGGGTACGCTGcgcgcgacgacgatgagctgGCCGGAGCGATAGGCGCTGTCCGCATCTATCACCGCTTCCAACGCCCCGAAGTGGAG CAGTCGGAACCCCAGCCGCCTGAGATCAACATTGCTGTGATCTCTGCTGGAGACGTCGGCAAATCCACCTTCATTAAGGCAGCCCTCGACCTCAACAGCCTACCCCGATCGCAAGCCGCTGAGCGTCGTTTCCCCTTCGAAGGTCGCCCGTACCTCCTACgtctgctggagctggaccTCAACGAGATTGACACAAACAACGATGGAACGATCGATTGGCCAGACTACATTGAGGATAGGGTAATGCCCCAGGTCAATGGTGCATTAGCCCTGTACAGCTGCGAGGAAGCTAGTAGCATTCGAGATCTGCGAGATATACTCA AGGCCGTCACCAAGTCATCATTGCCAACTGTGCTTGTTGCAACCAAGTGCGACATCCCTACGAGCGAACGAAAAGTCGAGCCCAGCGTTGTGGAGCAGAACACAAGGCGGATCAACAAGAACATTGCTACCTTGCAGGTCTCAGAGCTTAACCCAGACGGATACAAGCGTGGTATATCGATGCTCATGAATGCCATTGTCCACGCAACGCCAACAG AACAACCCTCGGCGCTGAAAAGAGCAACGTCTCTCCGGCGTAGAGCACAGAGTAACTCACTCACTCCAGCCTCTCCCCGTCCCTCTCTTACCGGACATTCACGAGCCAGCTCTGAACATACTGTCAAGAAAGATCCAAACCACAATCGTGTGGACTCCAGCTTTCCTGCATATTCTGCTGGCGAGCGTCTTCGTGTGCCTTGGGACGAAGAACAGATGAACGGCACATTTTTCAACGAGGAGTCGGCAAGCGAGCCCTCCGCAACCTCATCACGATCGTCCATCAGCACAGATGTTCAATCAGTAGTGCCTGGGGCCTCTCCCACCTCAGCGCTGGCTGAAAATGGCGCGACTTTCGATGAGCTGGTCGATCGACTACTAGATCAGCCTACCTCGCGGGCTGATATGAAATTTGCGTCAATCTTCCTGGCTCTGTATCGCAAGTTCGCAGCTCCTGGAAAGCTGTTGGAAGCTATTGTACAGCGCTTCGACACATTAGAGCAGACAGGTGCGcccatgatgatgaagtcgaccACACAGCTTCGATATCTTGCTGTCATCGAGAAATGGGTGACCTCATATCCAGGTGATTTCGCTTTCTCTCGGACACGGCGTCGCCTGCAAACCTTTGCACACAAGATCTCTGACACACGAATCTTcaccgctgctgcgaagGAAATTACTGTGGCACTGGAATCTGtcaacgaggacgacgatacCAATTGGGCTGTCAACGACAAGGACAGAGAAGCTGCAGGCGACCATTCTCGAAGCTCAATGGCCTCGACTGCAAGCACACTAATTGACGACCCGATCTTCACATTCGATACAGAGCTTAGCGGCACAACGCTGAGCTGCGATTCCGACATCTACACTGGACCAAAGATCTCCAATCAGATGATTGCATATGTTGAGCAAGCGCAAAGACATGCGCGAGAATTGCAACCAATACAACGCAATACACTGACCAAGATTCAATGGCGGGCTCTTCTGGACCAACCTGATGAGCTGATCGCGCGTGAGCTTACGAGAATAGACTGGATCATGTTCTCGTCGATACGGCCACGCGATCTGGTACGTCACGTTTCGCTCTCCAAAGAACAAAAACAATCTTGCCGTAACTTGGCTCATGTTGAGCGAATGGTCGAGCACTTCAATCAGATCGCATGCTGGGTAGCGAACTACGTCCTGTTGCACGATAAGCCTAAGCACCGGGTGTTGATGCTGGAGAAGTTTATGCGAATAGCACGTAAACTGAGAGAGCTCAACAACTACAACGCGTTGGGTGCCGTTATTGCTGGCGTCAAGTCGACATCAGTGCACAGGCTGGCAGCGACACGTGAACTGGTGCAGCCCACCGTGGGCAAGGACTGGCTGAAACTTGAGATCCTGATGGCGCCGTCACGATCACATTTCGCATACCGACTTGCGTGGGAGAATAGCTCGGGAGAACGGATTCCCTATTTACCATTACATCGACGCGATCTGGCTACAGCAGAGGAAGGTAATAAGACCTTCCTTGGCGACGACGGTCGCATCAATTGGAAGAAGTTTGAAATCATGGGCGATGTCATTGTCAGCTTGCAACGAGCACAAGGCATGCCCTACAAGAACCTGGGAGGACTACAAGGGAATCAGCAAATCAAGGAGCTCGTGCTCGATGTCAAGCTCCTGAAAGATGAAGAC GAACTTTATGAACGCAGCACGCAGGTCGAGCCTCCTGCAAACGCCAACGTCGGACCATCGGCAAAATTCAAGTCATTCTTTCAGCGATAA
- a CDS encoding uncharacterized protein (antiSMASH:Cluster_2) has translation MSQTPTQPRLTPQFCFNQTALRDFLRVSRSAVDDTINQNLNALATPAARPFDPASTTERQPRPIGKRALDPEACQTFKDKVLLPSWQSRSDVLNYCAGVATSPDPNDPDHILRETEDARARERIIDERLDPYSARYFPQNTRTESLASLIRNERMVENIIRARTWGLVGERCDNETTDADKALNAWRRRTATSMVEQER, from the exons ATGTCGCAGACTCCCACCCAACCCAGACTCACGCCACAATTCTGCTTCAACCAAACCGCACTCCGAG ACTTCCTCCGCGTATCTCGATCCGCAGTAGACGATACCATCAACCAAAATCTCAATGCACTAGCAACGCCCGCCGCGAGACCATTCGATCCTGCATCAACGACAGAAAGACAGCCTCGACCAATTGGGAAACGAGCATTAGACCCAGAAGCATGCCAGACATTCAAGGATAAAGTCCTGTTGCC ATCATGGCAATCCCGCTCCGACGTCCTAAACTACTGTGCAGGCGTAGCTACATCACCCGATCCCAATGATCCCGACCACATCCTACGAGAAACCGAAGACGCGCGAGCGCGTGAAAGAATCATCGATGAACGTCTGGATCCATACAGCGCAAGATACTTCCCGCAGAACACCAGGACAGAATCGCTCGCGTCTTTGATCAGAAACGAGAGAATGGTTGAGAACATTATTCGTGCTCGGACGTGGGGTCTTGTAGGAGAAAGATGTGACAATGAGACGACAGATGCAGATAAGGCGCTCAACGCATGGCGAAGGAGAACAGCCACGTCGATGGTGGAGCAGGAGCGATAG
- a CDS encoding uncharacterized protein (antiSMASH:Cluster_2): MPPKQAKLGYVVSQQTLGKFFGNPNGQKPIPQQSKLAFGTKATPKKEPAEDASATPPASTAGSVKKEDVEMQDQEDVKSEKHEEDEQAAVKLEHSPSSSSKKRRASHDVEMEDDVDDEEPPTKKARSKPASNGTKKGVATKTAVKKEAPTAKAAGKSKKVELKHEEEAEDEPIEAASSSAEDESAHSAAEEVEVEVKPAKAAKAVQSTLKSDTKDPYPDWKAGDPVPYAALCTTFSKIEMTTKRLEILAHCARFLRQVLRLTPDDLLPVVLLMVGKLAADYAGIELGIGESLIMKAIGESTGRSLKIVKEDQQKVGDLGLVAAKSRGGQPMMFKPKPLTVRAVHEGLMKIATVEGQGAQGRKVDGIKKLLSSADINMAKGSTIDINKDKGGPSESKFIIRALEGKMRLGLADKNLQVAVAHAMVAHSVSKDGKKVPTEEQLKKGEEIFKAVYNELPAYEVIIPALLENGIWKLREAVKLRPGVPLKPMLAKPTKSIGEVLDRFEGKDFTCEYKYDGERAQIHYVAHEADEEFAATVAPAAGKSDRGISNIFSRNSEDLSKKYPDILEKLPNWVKKGTKSFVLDCETVAWDVEKKHVLPFQQLMTRKKKDVKTEDIKVKVCVFAFDILYLDGQAMVNKPFRERREAMYGAFEEIEGEFAFAKFGNSKEVEEIQTLLEDSIKASCEGLMVKMLDGIESHYEPSRRSQNWLKVKKDYLAGAGDSLDLVVLGAYYGKGKRTNWYGAFQLACYNDHKEQYETVCNIGTGFSEALLAELYDTLSPLAIDRAKPFYDHSTGKNDQPDVWFEPKYVWEVKTADLTLSPKYRAASSEFGSDGTHKGVSLRFPRFIRVRDDKKPDEATSSKQVAEMYRKQESVGKNQGPSVDDDFEY; encoded by the exons ATGCCGCCGAAGCAGGCGAAGCTTGGGTATGTCGTGAGCCAGCAGACTCTCGG CAAATTCTTTGGCAATCCGAATGGGCAAAAGCCAATACCTCAACAATCGAAATTGGCCTTTGGCACTAAAGCTACGCCTAAGAAGGAGCCAGCTGAGGATGCGAGTGCAACCCCTCCAGCCAGCACAGCTGGTagcgtgaagaaggaggatgttgagatgCAAGACCAGGAGGATGTGAAGAGCGAGAAGCatgaggaagacgagcaagCCGCTGTCAAGCTAGAGCACTCACCCTCGAGCTCCTCCAAGAAGCGACGGGCCAGCCACGACGTAGAGATGGAGGACGATgtagacgatgaagagccaCCGACCAAGAAGGCTCGTTCGAAGCCCGCATCAAATGGTACGAAAAAGGGCGTAGCGACGAAGACTGCCGTCAAGAAGGAGGCACCAACAGCCAAAGCCGCTGGCAAATCAAAGAAGGTCGAATTAAAAcacgaggaagaggctgaGGATGAGCCCATTGAGGCGGCAAGCTCATCAGCAGAAGACGAATCGGCACACTCTGCAGCGGAAGAGGTAGAGGTGGAAGTCAAGCCAGCGAAAGCTGCAAAGGCCGTGCAAAGCACACTCAAATCAGACACAAAAGACCCGTATCCGGACTGGAAAGCTGGTGATCCTGTGCCCTACGCTGCGCTTTGCACGACATTTTCGAAGATCGAGATGACGACCAAGCGTCTTGAGATTCTGGCGCATTGTGCTCGATTCCTCCGCCAAGTGCTGCGACTGACACCAGACGATCTACTACCTGTCGTGTTACTCATGGTGGGCAAGCTAGCTGCTGACTATGCCGGCATTGAGTTGGGCATCGGCGAATCTCTCATCATGAAAGCCATTGGTGAGAGTACTGGTCGAAGTCTGAAGATAGTCAAGGAAGATCAGCAAAAGGTGGGAGATCTGGGACTCGTGGCAGCGAAGAGCAGAGGCGGCCAGCCGATGATGTTCAAACCGAAGCCACTGACAGTGCGTGCCGTGCATGAGGGCCTAATGAAGATCGCCACTGTCGAAGGACAAGGTGCTCAAGGCCGCAAGGTAGACGGCATCAAGAAGCTGTTGTCATCCGCGGATATCAACATGGCCAAGGGGTCGACTATCGACATCAACAAGGACAAAGGCGGTCCAAGTGAGAGCAAGTTCATCATCCGTGCTCTCGAGGGCAAGATGAGACTTGGGTTGGCGGACAAAAACTTGCAAGTTGCCGTGGCTCACGCGATGGTAGCACATTCCGTGTCGAAAGACGGCAAGAAAGTGCCGACCGAAGAGCAACTCAAGAAGGGTGAAGAGATCTTCAAGGCTGTATACAACGAGCTTCCAGCCTACGAGGTCATCATTCCCGCCCTACTGGAGAATGGCATCTGGAAACTGCGTGAGGCTGTCAAGCTACGACCCGGCGTGCCGCTGAAGCCCATGTTGGCCAAACCTACAAAGTCAATTGGAGAAGTGCTTGATCGCTTCGAGGGCAAGGACTTCACTTGTGAATACAAGTACGATGGCGAGCGCGCTCAGATACACTACGTTGCGCACGAAGCCGACGAGGAATTTGCCGCAACtgtcgctcctgctgctggcaagAGTGATCGAGGCATTTCCAACATCTTTTCTCGGAACAGCGAAGACCTCAGTAAGAAGTATCCGGATATCCTTGAGAAGCTACCAAACTGGGTGAAGAAGGGAACCAAATCTTTTGTACTTGACTGCGAAACTGTCGCGTGGGACGTTGAGAAGAAGCACGTCTTGCCATTCCAGCAGCTGATGACGCGGAAAAAGAAGGACGTGAAGACAGAAGACATCAAGGTCAAGGTCTGCGTCTTTGCATTCGACATTTTGTACCTGGACGGACAAGCCATGGTCAACAAACCTTTCCGAGAGCGACGTGAAGCCATGTATGGCGCTTTCGAAGAGATCGAAGGCGAGTTTGCCTTCGCAAAGTTTGGCAACTCCAAGGAAGTCGAGGAGATTCAAACTTTGCTCGAGGATTCTATCAAAGCATCGTGCGAAGGTCTCATGGTGAAGATGCTGGATGGTATAGAGTCCCACTACGAGCCATCTCGTCGATCACAGAATTGGCtcaaggtgaagaaggactACCTTGCCGGTGCCGGTGATtctcttgatcttgtcgtgCTCGGTGCATACTACGGCAAAGGCAAGAGAACGAACTGGTATGGGGCTTTCCAGCTCGCGTGCTACAACGACCACAAGGAGCAGTATGAGACGGTGTGCAACATCGGCACGGGCTTCAGCGAAGCCCTTCTCGCTGAGCTGTACGACACGCTCTCGCCATTGGCAATCGACCGGGCCAAGCCATTCTATGACCATAGCACGGGCAAGAATGATCAGCCGGATGTCTGGTTCGAACCAAAATATGTCTGGGAGGTCAAGACTGCTGATCTCACGCTTTCTCCCAAATATCGTGCAGCATCGAGCGAGTTCGGCAGCGATGGCACACACAAGGGTGTTTCTCTGCGCTTCCCACGATTCATTCGAGTGCGTGATGACAAGAAGCCAGATGAGGCCACGAGCAGTAAGCAAGTTGCAGAAATGTACAGGAAGCAGGAGAGTGTCGGCAAGAATCAGGGCCCTAGTGTGGACGATGACTTCGAGTATTGA